A window from Dromaius novaehollandiae isolate bDroNov1 chromosome 1, bDroNov1.hap1, whole genome shotgun sequence encodes these proteins:
- the RPL18A gene encoding large ribosomal subunit protein eL20, protein MKASGTLREYKVVGRCLPTPKCRTPPLYRMRIFAPNHVVAKSRFWYFVSQLKKMKKSSGEIVYCGQVYEKSPLRVKNFGIWLRYDSRSGTHNMYREYRDLTTAGAVTQCYRDMGARHRARAHSIQIMKVEEIAASKCRRPAVKQFHDSKIKFPLPHRVLRRQHKPRFTTKRPNTFF, encoded by the exons ATGAAGGCGTCGGGCACC CTGCGGGAGTACAAGGTGGTGGGGCGCTGCCTGCCCACGCCGAAATGCCGGACGCCGCCTCTTTATCGGATGCGGATCTTTGCCCCCAACCATGTTGTTGCCAAGTCCCGGTTCTGGTACTTCGTTTCCCAGCTGAAAAAGATGAAGAAGTCATCTGGAGAGATCGTGTACTGTGGCCAG GTGTATGAGAAGTCCCCTCTGCGGGTAAAAAATTTTGGTATTTGGCTACGCTATGATTCTCGTAGTGGAACTCACAACATGTACAGAGAGTACAGGGATTTGACCACTGCTGGTGCTGTCACTCAGTGCT ACCGTGATATGGGAGCCCGTCATCGTGCCCGTGCTCACTCTATTCAGATCATGAAAGTTGAGGAAATTGCTGCTAGCAAGTGCCGCAGACCAGCAGTCAAGCAGTTCCAT gatTCTAAAATCAAGTTCCCTCTGCCACACAGAGTTCTGCGTCGCCAGCACAAACCACGTTTCACCACCAAGAGACCAAATACGTTCTTTTAA